One genomic segment of Desulforamulus reducens MI-1 includes these proteins:
- the infC gene encoding translation initiation factor IF-3 translates to MYISKQEQRINEEIRAREVRVVDAENNQLGIMSTKEALRLAEEKQLDLVEVAAQAKPPVCRIMDYGKFKYEQSKREKEAKKRQRIIQVKEVKLRPRIEDHDYSTKSKNAERFLKDGDKVKVTIMFRGREIVHTELGRALLERLAQDLKDICIVERHPKLEGKNMIMILAPKNEKQD, encoded by the coding sequence ATATATATTTCCAAACAAGAGCAACGCATTAATGAGGAGATTCGAGCACGTGAAGTACGGGTAGTAGATGCTGAAAATAACCAACTGGGTATTATGTCTACGAAGGAAGCCCTGCGTTTGGCAGAGGAAAAACAACTGGATTTGGTTGAGGTTGCTGCCCAAGCAAAACCGCCGGTTTGCCGTATTATGGATTATGGCAAGTTCAAATATGAGCAAAGCAAGCGGGAAAAGGAAGCCAAGAAAAGGCAAAGAATCATTCAAGTTAAAGAAGTTAAATTACGCCCTCGCATTGAGGACCATGACTACTCCACAAAATCCAAGAATGCCGAACGATTCCTTAAAGATGGTGATAAGGTCAAGGTTACGATCATGTTCCGAGGTAGAGAAATTGTCCATACAGAGTTGGGGAGAGCCCTATTGGAACGTCTGGCCCAAGACCTAAAAGATATTTGTATTGTCGAAAGACATCCTAAGCTTGAAGGTAAAAACATGATTATGATCTTAGCACCAAAAAATGAAAAGCAAGACTAG
- the rpmI gene encoding 50S ribosomal protein L35 — protein MPKIKTHRGAAKRFKKTATGKIRGWHAFHSHILGKKTAKRKRNLRKSTIIHESDAVRISRLLPY, from the coding sequence ATGCCTAAAATTAAAACCCACCGTGGGGCTGCTAAGAGATTTAAGAAAACTGCCACTGGAAAAATTCGTGGTTGGCACGCTTTTCACAGCCACATTCTAGGTAAAAAGACTGCTAAGCGCAAGCGCAACCTACGCAAGTCTACCATTATTCATGAATCCGATGCAGTTCGTATTAGTAGACTGTTGCCCTATTAA
- the rplT gene encoding 50S ribosomal protein L20, whose product MPRAKSSVVSRNRHRKILKLAKGYRGSRSKLFRVANQAVMKGLFYAYRDRRQKKRDFRKLWIARINAATRMNGLSYSRFINGLKKAGVEVNRKMLADLAVNDAKAFGQLVELAKSKLA is encoded by the coding sequence ATGCCACGGGCTAAAAGCAGTGTGGTTTCTCGCAATAGACACAGAAAGATTCTAAAGTTGGCCAAAGGTTATAGAGGTTCCCGCAGTAAGCTGTTCAGGGTAGCCAACCAGGCCGTAATGAAAGGTTTATTCTATGCTTACAGAGACCGTCGTCAGAAGAAACGTGATTTCCGTAAGCTTTGGATTGCTCGTATTAACGCAGCCACTCGCATGAACGGGTTGTCCTACAGCCGTTTTATCAACGGTCTGAAAAAAGCTGGTGTAGAGGTAAACCGTAAAATGTTGGCAGACTTGGCAGTAAACGATGCCAAAGCATTTGGCCAACTGGTTGAGCTTGCAAAGTCCAAGCTCGCCTAA
- a CDS encoding TrkH family potassium uptake protein, which translates to MKNNKGFLSQPSRALAVGFAGLILLGGILLSLPVASASGQPTDFLTALFTSTSAVCVTGLVVVDTGTYWSTFGQVVIISLIQVGGLGFMTMAVLFWLILGRKVTFRERLLIQQSLNVIDLSGIIKLAKQVIVLTLTIQIFIATLLAVRFVPELGLQKGIAFSLFHAVSGFNNAGFDLFGDFRSLTQYTADPIVNFAIGLDIILGGIGFTVMTDAIRYRKRKKISLHSKLALYITAILLLFGMVVFLLLEFNNTLASLSFGGKLWASWFQSVTPRTAGFNTIDLTAMRPVTLFFIILLMFIGASPGSTGGGVKTTTFGIVVLALISLARGKEDAEVFYRRISKEQVYKGLGIILLAMGWIIFATLLLGAVEKADFLKILFEVVSALATVGLSAGLTPTLSDFGQVVIMFTMFLGRLGPLTVAYALATKQQRKQQFRYPEERIIIG; encoded by the coding sequence TTGAAAAACAATAAGGGCTTTTTAAGTCAGCCATCAAGGGCTTTGGCGGTAGGTTTTGCCGGGCTAATTCTACTGGGGGGGATTCTATTATCTTTACCAGTAGCCTCCGCCAGTGGTCAGCCCACGGATTTTTTAACAGCACTTTTCACCTCAACTTCTGCTGTATGTGTTACAGGACTTGTGGTGGTGGATACTGGAACCTACTGGAGTACCTTTGGACAGGTTGTAATCATAAGCTTGATTCAAGTAGGCGGTCTGGGATTCATGACCATGGCTGTTTTGTTTTGGCTAATCTTGGGACGCAAGGTTACCTTTAGAGAGCGACTTTTGATCCAGCAGTCCTTAAATGTAATTGATTTAAGTGGAATTATCAAGCTAGCCAAACAGGTTATAGTTTTAACCCTTACCATTCAAATATTTATAGCCACCCTATTGGCTGTAAGATTTGTTCCAGAGCTAGGGTTGCAAAAGGGAATCGCCTTCAGTTTATTTCACGCCGTATCTGGTTTCAATAATGCAGGTTTTGATTTGTTTGGAGATTTTCGAAGCCTTACCCAGTATACCGCTGACCCCATTGTGAACTTTGCCATAGGTTTGGACATTATTTTGGGCGGGATTGGGTTTACTGTCATGACAGACGCAATTCGATATCGTAAGAGAAAGAAAATCAGTCTGCACTCAAAGCTAGCCCTTTACATAACGGCCATACTTTTACTCTTTGGCATGGTTGTCTTCTTACTATTGGAGTTTAATAATACCTTGGCTTCCCTAAGTTTTGGAGGTAAACTGTGGGCCAGCTGGTTTCAGTCTGTAACACCACGTACAGCAGGATTTAACACCATTGATTTAACGGCCATGCGTCCTGTAACTTTGTTTTTTATTATTCTTCTTATGTTTATTGGAGCCTCTCCGGGTTCCACTGGCGGAGGGGTTAAGACCACTACCTTTGGTATTGTTGTGTTAGCTTTGATTTCGTTGGCACGTGGCAAGGAGGATGCAGAGGTTTTCTACCGCCGAATTTCCAAAGAGCAGGTTTACAAGGGATTGGGGATTATTTTGCTGGCCATGGGCTGGATTATCTTTGCTACATTGTTACTAGGGGCTGTTGAGAAGGCAGATTTTCTTAAAATTTTATTTGAAGTGGTTTCGGCCTTAGCCACTGTTGGACTTTCTGCGGGTCTTACACCAACCCTTTCAGATTTTGGGCAGGTTGTTATCATGTTTACAATGTTTCTTGGACGTTTGGGACCCTTAACTGTGGCCTATGCCTTGGCTACCAAGCAACAGCGTAAACAGCAGTTTCGTTATCCGGAGGAAAGGATTATTATTGGTTAA
- a CDS encoding potassium channel family protein has product MKQFAVIGLGRFGSSVARTLSKMDYEVLGLDVNEERVNDIIEDVTHAVQLDALDDHSLQAVGIRNFDVVVVGIGQEVQSSILVTLMLKEMGVKRVVAKAQNDLHGKVLERVGADKVVFPERDMGIKLAHALVSQNIMEQISLSPEYSLVEMAAPPNFVNKTLEKSGARQQYGVSILAIRRGEDMIISPGASQEILEGDILVVIGKNEKLQKFDTVEV; this is encoded by the coding sequence ATGAAACAATTTGCCGTTATTGGGTTAGGACGTTTTGGTAGTAGTGTTGCCAGAACCCTTTCTAAAATGGACTATGAGGTACTGGGACTGGATGTAAATGAAGAACGTGTAAATGATATTATAGAGGATGTAACCCATGCTGTTCAGTTGGATGCATTGGATGACCATTCATTACAGGCTGTAGGCATTCGTAATTTTGACGTCGTGGTGGTGGGCATTGGTCAGGAGGTGCAATCCAGCATATTGGTAACTTTAATGTTAAAAGAAATGGGCGTCAAAAGGGTCGTGGCCAAGGCTCAAAATGATTTGCACGGCAAGGTTCTTGAACGGGTGGGAGCTGATAAAGTGGTCTTTCCAGAAAGAGATATGGGCATTAAGTTGGCCCATGCGTTGGTTTCCCAAAATATTATGGAGCAGATATCGTTGTCGCCGGAATATAGTCTGGTTGAAATGGCAGCTCCGCCAAATTTTGTTAACAAAACACTGGAAAAGTCCGGCGCCAGGCAACAATATGGTGTCAGCATTCTAGCCATTCGAAGGGGGGAAGATATGATCATCTCCCCGGGGGCCAGTCAAGAAATTTTGGAAGGGGATATTTTGGTGGTCATTGGTAAGAATGAAAAACTACAAAAATTTGATACGGTTGAGGTCTAA
- a CDS encoding TrmH family RNA methyltransferase codes for MKLVKKLAQRNFRQKERKLAVEGIRFVEEALSSTWQTEILLYTDQACQAQRGKILLDLARDKGVEVLAVSDAIMKELSDTETPQGMLAVLRQPDYTLEDIIRPDQKPLVVIVDGVQDPGNLGTIIRSADAAGASGVILLKGTVDIYNPKTLRATMGSLFHLPVIQVSDVNEALEYLASIGVTLLVGEPAGGIPVFKANLQTPVGIIVANEGAGPREEIFRYNHQKITIPMPGCAESLNVAIATSIILYEAIRQRHKIQ; via the coding sequence GTGAAATTGGTTAAAAAGTTGGCCCAACGGAATTTTCGGCAAAAGGAAAGGAAATTGGCGGTGGAGGGCATCCGATTTGTTGAAGAGGCCTTAAGTAGCACCTGGCAAACGGAGATTTTACTTTACACGGATCAGGCCTGCCAGGCTCAACGGGGAAAAATACTGTTGGATTTGGCCAGGGATAAAGGGGTCGAAGTACTGGCGGTGTCAGATGCTATTATGAAGGAACTATCGGACACCGAGACTCCCCAGGGCATGCTGGCGGTACTTAGGCAACCCGATTATACCCTGGAGGATATTATCAGGCCCGATCAAAAGCCCCTGGTGGTGATTGTGGATGGTGTTCAGGATCCGGGAAATCTTGGTACTATTATCCGCTCCGCAGACGCTGCGGGGGCCAGTGGAGTGATCTTACTGAAGGGTACGGTGGATATTTATAACCCTAAAACATTACGGGCTACCATGGGTTCTTTGTTTCATTTGCCAGTGATACAGGTCAGTGATGTTAACGAAGCCTTGGAGTATCTTGCATCCATAGGCGTTACTTTGCTGGTGGGGGAACCTGCCGGTGGCATACCTGTTTTTAAAGCCAACCTCCAAACTCCGGTAGGGATTATTGTGGCCAATGAGGGAGCGGGACCCAGGGAAGAGATATTTCGATATAACCATCAGAAAATAACCATTCCCATGCCCGGATGTGCTGAATCTTTAAATGTTGCCATTGCCACCTCCATTATCCTTTATGAGGCCATCAGGCAGAGACATAAAATTCAGTAA